The Nitrosarchaeum sp. genomic interval CATCTTATTCAAGTATTGACTCTGTAATTACCCATTTGCTGATACTTATGATGTTGACCTTTTTTTCTATAGGGATTTTTAAGAGAGATTGATATGATGATAAAATCACTCAAAAGAAAAACTATTCTGCAAATAGTGGAATCAAATCCAGGCGTGGGGTTTGTCGATATTCAAAAACATACAGGTTATGCTAACGGAGTTCTTAGTCATCATTTGAAAAGATTGGAAAATGAAGGACACATTAGGATAAAGCATGGAAAACGTAAGATTTGGATATTTTCTTCTATTGTGAATACTGATAATGATAATCTTCTAATTTTTTTTAGAAAAGAAACATGTCAAAAAATTCTGCTTTTTCTTTTAGATGTTAAAATTGCAACCTTTAGTCAAATACGTGATGCAGTTGAAAAAAGTCCTAGTACAACTTCAGTTACTATGAAAATGTTGCTTGGAGAAAAATTGATAAGAAAAATTTATGGATTTCCTTTAAAATATGAATTAGAAAATTACGAAAAAACTTTACAAGTAATTGAAACAATAAAACCATCTAATGTTGATGTACTAAAAGACAGATTTGCAGATACTTTCTCTTATTATTGATTTTTTAATTCCAATTAATGGTAGAACTATCAAACAACAGAGACATATAATTTAGTGATCTAGTAGATTGCAAACAATGTCTGATTTTATAAAAAACAACAAAACTACAATTCAAGTGTTTATTCTGATAATATCGATAGGGTCTGGTCTGCTTGTTTATCTTACATGGTATGTGTCACCTGACGAGATTACTGAAAGAGTTAGAGTAATTGCAAATACTGAAAATGGATGTATCGTTGAAACCATGGATAACTTTGCAATAAACATTGGTTCATGTGATGCACAATCTGGAGAAACCATAGTTGCTACATATGATGCAAAAATTAAAGAACGCGCACTACTGATGAATCCTACAGGTTAGTTACATATTCAACATGAAATGACGTTCCAAATGTTGTTTTTTATAAAATATAACATACTAGTAGAACTGCCAAACAAACTGTATCATTATTAAAGTCATCTTAGAGTTTTATCATATTGACATCTATTACACGTTTGAGATTTTTTGGATTTGTGATATTGAGTGTTTTTGTGTTTATTATTTTTGATGCAAATTCCATTTCTGATTCTTACGCTGAAGAGATCACAATTAACATTCCATTTGGAGCATATAGTCCCGAATTAAATACGCCTGCTGAGGTGTGGTATGATCCCCCAGTTGTATCTGCTACAGTTGGAGATACAATTACTTGGATAAATAACGATAAGGAAGGTCATACTGTTACAAGCGGACAAGGTTCTGGAAGATTTGGTTGGAT includes:
- a CDS encoding winged helix-turn-helix domain-containing protein: MIKSLKRKTILQIVESNPGVGFVDIQKHTGYANGVLSHHLKRLENEGHIRIKHGKRKIWIFSSIVNTDNDNLLIFFRKETCQKILLFLLDVKIATFSQIRDAVEKSPSTTSVTMKMLLGEKLIRKIYGFPLKYELENYEKTLQVIETIKPSNVDVLKDRFADTFSYY